Proteins encoded within one genomic window of Macrobrachium nipponense isolate FS-2020 chromosome 9, ASM1510439v2, whole genome shotgun sequence:
- the LOC135218460 gene encoding large ribosomal subunit protein eL31-like yields the protein MPRAKKEKGKGQSAIDKVVTREYTIHLHRRLTNVGLKKRSVRAIKEIRKFARKEMRTEDVRIELRLNKFIWSRGIKNPPFRVRVRLSRRRNEDEDSPHAFYTLCSFVPVASFKGLTTENVDEGSDD from the exons ATGCCGCGTGCTAAGAAGGAAAAAGGGAAGGGGCAGTCTGCCATCGATAAGGTGGTAACCAGGGAGTATACCATTCACTTGCACAGAAGGTTGACCAATGTTGGTCTTAAGAAGCGGTCAGTGCGTGCTATCAAAGAGATCCGCAAATTTGCAAGAAAGGAAATGAGAACAGAGGATGTCCGTATTGAGCTTAGATTGAATAAGTTCATCTGGTCTCGTGGTATTAA AAATCCACCTTTCCGAGTGCGTGTTCGTCTCTCCCGTCGGCGCAATGAAGATGAAGACTCCCCTCATGCGTTTTATACTCTCTGTTCCTTTGTACCAGTTGCATCCTTTAAGGGTCTAACAACTGAAAATGTTGATGAAGGCTCAGATGATTAA